The Acinonyx jubatus isolate Ajub_Pintada_27869175 chromosome D1, VMU_Ajub_asm_v1.0, whole genome shotgun sequence genome includes a window with the following:
- the TBRG1 gene encoding transforming growth factor beta regulator 1 — MSLLGGPASSPRAPLQSSKARMKKLPKKSQNEKYRLKYLRLRKAAKATVFENAAICDEIARLEEKFLKAKEERRYLLKKLLQLQALTESEVQAAAPSHSSSVPLTYGVAGSVGAIQGSGPISGPSAGAEEPFGKKSKKEKKEKGKENNKLEVLKKTSKKKKMEGGARKLVQPIALDPSGRPVFPIGLGGLTVYSLGEIITDRPGFHDESAIYPVGYCSTRIYASMKCPDQKCLYTCQIKDGGMQPQFEIVPEDDPQNAIVTSSADACHAELLKTISITMGKLMPNLLPSGADFFGFSHPTIHNLIQSCPGARKCINYQWVKFDIWKPGDGQPPQGPPEDDASISFEAFQRQAFDEDRTDPILQGPLDLPELQPTAFVSSYQPMFLTHEPLVDTHLQHLKSLSQCSPTQSSD; from the exons ATGAGCCTGCTGGGCGGCCCGGCCTCCTCGCCGCGGGCCCCGCTGCAGTCTAGCAAGGCCAGGATGAAAAAGCTCCCGAAGAAGAGCCAGAACGAGAAGTACCGGCTCAAGTACCTGCGGCTGCGCAAAGCGGCCAAAGCCACCGTGTTT gaaaatgcTGCTATTTGTGATGAAATTGCTCGCCTTGAGGAAAAATTTcttaaagcaaaagaagaaagacg GTATTTGCTAAAGAAGCTCCTCCAGCTTCAGGCTCTAACTGAAAGCGAGGTACAGGCCGCAGCGCCTTCCCACAGCTCCAGTGTGCCCCTAACTTACGGCGTGGCCGGCTCTGTGGGAGCCATACAGGGATCTGGGCCCATCTCTGGGCCCAGCGCTGGGGCTGAGGAACCGTTTGGGAAGAAatccaagaaggagaaaaaagaaaaaggcaaagagaacaaCAAACTGGAAG TTCTGAAGAAaacatccaagaaaaagaaaatggagggagGTGCTCGCAAGCTGGTTCAGCCCATTGCCCTGGATCCCTCAGGACGGCCTGTGTTCCCCATCGGACTGGGGGGTCTAACAGTATATAGCCTGGGGGAG ATCATCACCGACCGACCTGGCTTCCATGATGAGAGTGCCATCTACCCTGTTGGCTACTGCAGTACTCGGATATATGCCAGCATGAAGTGCCCAGACCAGAAGTGTCTGTATACCTGTCAGATCAAGGATGGTGGCATGCAACCCCAG TTTGAAATTGTTCCCGAAGATGACCCCCAGAATGCCATTGTCACCTCTTCTGCAGATGCCTGTCATGCAGAACTGCTCAAGACCATAAGTATTACTAT GGGGAAACTAATGCCCAACCTGCTTCCATCTGGAGCTGACTTTTTTGGGTTTTCTCACCCAACTATTCACAACTTGATCCAGAGTTGTCCAGGAGCTCGAAAATGTATCAA TTACCAGTGGGTGAAGTTTGATATATGGAAACCTGGAGATGGGCAGCCGCCCCAGGGACCGCCAGAGGATGATGCAAGTATAAGCTTTGAAGCCTTTCAGAGACAGGCCTTTGATGAAGATCGTACTGATCCCATTCTGCAAG GACCCTTGGACCTTCCAGAGCTTCAGCCCACGGCCTTCGTGTCTTCTTATCAACCCATGTTCCTGACGCATGAACCCCTGGTAGACACTCACCTACAGCACCTGAAGTCTCTGTCCCAGTGTAGCCCAACTCAGTCTTCAGATTGA